A region from the Arthrobacter roseus genome encodes:
- a CDS encoding IS1380 family transposase, producing MLVSHTPAAVSASFNEENLVSGTGLVPVMRLAQNAGLHELVDEWLSVPTDKGANAGLKVAALVAGMVAGADSIDDMAVLRHGGMKKIFTGCYAPSTLGSFLRAFTFGHVRQLDAVASRLLVNLAKAAPLLGTPSGEDFIFIDVDDTIVEVHGYQKQGSSYGYSGVRGLNAVLATASTKDTAPVIIGQRLRKGAANSARGAKRFVTDALATLKRTNVAGKMLCRFDSAYYGHATVSAAVAGGADVSVTVRMDPAIKRAITAIEETAWAPIQYTNAVFDEATSAWVSAAEVAEVEFTAFSSRKKAERITGRLVVRRIPELNPKATDGQPTLFDTHRYHAFFTTVPAGTLGTVEADKTHRKHAQIEQVNADMKDSALAHLPSGKFAANSAWLVAAVMAYNLTRAAGVLAKGTFAKARTGTIRRKLINVPARIASSARRICLHLPEAWPWQTAWEQLSAATHAPPQTA from the coding sequence ATGCTAGTTTCCCATACCCCTGCCGCGGTGTCAGCTTCCTTTAACGAGGAGAACCTTGTGTCCGGGACCGGGCTGGTTCCGGTGATGCGTCTAGCCCAGAATGCGGGCTTGCACGAACTGGTCGATGAGTGGTTAAGCGTGCCCACGGACAAGGGCGCCAACGCCGGATTGAAGGTCGCAGCTTTGGTGGCGGGCATGGTCGCCGGGGCTGATTCCATTGATGACATGGCCGTGTTGCGCCATGGCGGAATGAAGAAGATTTTCACGGGCTGTTACGCTCCTTCAACGCTGGGTTCATTCCTGCGCGCGTTCACGTTTGGGCATGTGCGTCAGCTCGACGCGGTCGCTTCCCGTCTCCTGGTGAACCTGGCCAAGGCGGCACCCCTGTTGGGCACACCGTCCGGGGAGGACTTCATTTTTATCGATGTTGACGACACCATCGTGGAGGTTCATGGGTATCAGAAGCAGGGCTCCAGCTACGGGTACTCCGGAGTTCGTGGGCTCAACGCCGTCCTGGCCACCGCTTCCACGAAGGACACGGCCCCGGTGATCATCGGCCAACGCTTGCGTAAGGGGGCCGCGAATTCGGCCCGCGGCGCTAAACGCTTCGTCACGGACGCACTGGCCACCCTCAAACGCACCAACGTGGCAGGGAAGATGTTGTGTCGTTTTGATTCCGCCTACTATGGCCACGCCACAGTCAGTGCCGCCGTGGCTGGTGGGGCCGACGTTTCCGTGACGGTGCGCATGGACCCGGCCATCAAACGCGCCATCACCGCCATCGAGGAGACTGCGTGGGCGCCGATCCAGTACACGAACGCGGTCTTTGATGAGGCCACCAGTGCCTGGGTGTCCGCGGCGGAAGTCGCCGAAGTGGAGTTCACCGCGTTCTCCTCGCGGAAGAAGGCCGAGAGGATCACCGGGCGCCTGGTGGTACGCCGGATTCCTGAACTGAATCCCAAAGCCACCGATGGCCAGCCCACCTTGTTCGACACGCACCGATACCACGCGTTCTTCACCACCGTCCCGGCCGGAACGCTCGGCACGGTCGAGGCCGACAAAACTCACCGTAAACACGCACAAATCGAGCAAGTCAACGCCGATATGAAGGACAGCGCCCTGGCTCACCTGCCCTCGGGGAAGTTCGCAGCGAATTCGGCCTGGCTGGTCGCTGCGGTGATGGCTTACAACCTCACCCGGGCTGCCGGGGTCTTGGCCAAAGGGACCTTCGCCAAAGCCCGGACCGGAACGATCCGGCGAAAGCTCATCAATGTCCCGGCCCGCATCGCCTCCAGCGCACGAAGAATATGCCTCCACCTACCCGAGGCATGGCCCTGGCAAACAGCCTGGGAGCAGCTCTCTGCCGCGACCCACGCGCCACCGCAAACGGCATAA
- a CDS encoding short-chain fatty acid transporter codes for MPTTHPESGQKPSRISAVMRPVNSVVERFIPSALVFAVVLSLVVAILALVLTDAGPVDVLVGWGDGLAGLLAFMTQMALILLLGHALANTGPVRRLLTAMAGLPKSPGQAYVFVFLAAAVASLITWGLGLVVGGLLAKEVAAQGREKGLQLHFPMLVAAGFSGFVVWHMGYSGSGPLAAATEGSFIAEQLGRTIPITDTTFTWWNITAVVATIVLVAVALALVAPKAGDKIVELQVDARSSDDVAIDDEVVTPADRVDASRILTTLVGLALVAYLITHYVQGGTATLDIVNWTFLALIFLLVRNPFELIGLIKNAASNVGEILLQFPLYAGIMGIMTTTGLIAVFSDFLVNIATPGTFGVLALLSAGIVNFFVPSGGGQFAVQAPIMLDAANRLGVDPAVAIMAVSYGDQWTNMIQPFWALPLLAIAGLKMRDILGYTMVTLIASGIVFVGILLIVGAG; via the coding sequence ATGCCCACCACCCATCCAGAGTCAGGACAGAAGCCCTCCCGCATCTCGGCAGTGATGCGACCGGTGAACTCCGTGGTCGAGCGGTTCATTCCGAGCGCCCTGGTGTTCGCCGTCGTTCTCAGTCTCGTCGTCGCGATCCTGGCGTTGGTCCTCACCGACGCAGGTCCCGTCGATGTGCTGGTCGGCTGGGGTGACGGACTCGCGGGGCTCCTCGCCTTCATGACTCAGATGGCGCTCATCCTGCTGCTCGGCCACGCACTCGCCAACACCGGACCCGTACGGCGGCTACTCACCGCCATGGCGGGACTGCCGAAGAGCCCCGGTCAGGCGTACGTATTCGTATTTCTTGCCGCAGCCGTCGCTTCCCTCATCACGTGGGGATTGGGCCTTGTGGTTGGCGGGCTGCTGGCCAAGGAAGTGGCCGCGCAAGGCCGCGAGAAAGGGTTGCAACTGCACTTCCCCATGCTGGTAGCTGCCGGCTTCTCCGGATTTGTGGTCTGGCATATGGGCTACTCCGGATCAGGACCACTGGCCGCCGCCACCGAGGGCTCCTTCATCGCGGAGCAGCTGGGCCGCACCATCCCCATCACGGACACCACCTTCACCTGGTGGAATATCACGGCGGTGGTTGCGACCATTGTGCTAGTCGCCGTCGCGTTGGCTCTGGTGGCACCGAAGGCAGGGGACAAAATTGTTGAGTTGCAGGTCGATGCTCGCAGCTCGGATGACGTCGCCATCGACGACGAGGTAGTCACCCCAGCGGACCGCGTGGATGCCAGCCGAATCCTGACCACCCTGGTGGGTCTAGCCCTTGTGGCGTACCTGATAACCCACTATGTGCAGGGAGGTACGGCCACGCTCGATATTGTGAACTGGACCTTTCTGGCGCTGATCTTCCTGCTGGTTCGCAACCCGTTTGAGCTGATCGGCTTGATCAAGAACGCAGCTTCCAATGTTGGCGAAATCCTCCTCCAGTTCCCGTTGTATGCGGGAATCATGGGCATTATGACGACGACGGGGCTGATCGCAGTCTTCTCTGATTTCCTCGTCAACATCGCCACACCGGGGACGTTTGGCGTGCTGGCTCTCCTGTCGGCCGGGATCGTGAACTTCTTTGTTCCCTCGGGCGGCGGGCAGTTCGCCGTGCAGGCGCCCATCATGCTCGACGCCGCCAACCGCCTCGGGGTCGATCCGGCTGTGGCGATCATGGCCGTGTCCTACGGCGATCAGTGGACCAACATGATCCAACCGTTCTGGGCGCTTCCCCTGCTCGCGATCGCCGGGCTGAAGATGCGCGACATCCTCGGCTACACCATGGTCACCCTGATCGCGTCCGGCATCGTGTTTGTGGGGATCCTGTTGATCGTGGGCGCCGGCTGA
- a CDS encoding acyl-CoA thioesterase — MHLLLRTLLHLLLSTRRSRLDFWDTSSVPMRVLPTDIDVAMHVNNGMYFSLMDLGRFDLLVRNGFWKTMRGRGWSPVVSAETIAFRKSLNLWQKYTMESKILGFDERAIYFEQRMVCDGEIYARAILAGRLVSKNGPVSNEDILEAAGVTSPEDFKLPDWIHEWREANALPSTRRPAPSVWP; from the coding sequence ATGCATCTCCTTCTTCGTACCCTTCTGCATCTACTGCTCTCCACCCGCCGCTCCCGACTGGACTTCTGGGACACCTCTTCGGTCCCCATGCGCGTGCTGCCCACTGACATCGACGTAGCCATGCACGTCAATAACGGCATGTACTTCTCACTGATGGATCTCGGCCGTTTTGATCTCCTGGTGCGTAACGGGTTCTGGAAGACCATGCGCGGCCGCGGGTGGAGTCCAGTGGTCAGCGCCGAGACCATCGCTTTCCGTAAATCGCTGAACCTGTGGCAGAAATACACGATGGAATCGAAGATCCTCGGTTTCGACGAGCGAGCCATTTACTTTGAACAACGAATGGTGTGCGATGGCGAAATCTACGCCCGCGCCATCCTCGCCGGCCGACTGGTCAGCAAGAACGGTCCAGTCAGCAACGAGGATATTCTCGAGGCGGCCGGCGTTACCTCCCCCGAGGACTTCAAACTGCCCGACTGGATTCACGAATGGCGCGAAGCCAACGCACTGCCCAGCACGCGGCGTCCCGCGCCGAGCGTCTGGCCTTAG
- a CDS encoding ABC transporter permease has protein sequence MTAQLKENDIHPQHSLSWIAGVKAVFKLEMKQRLRARSWYIVLGIWFALLGLIFVLAAVTTASMNAEGEGGPILFELVIGTVLLFGLLVAPGLSATAINGDRAAGTLAIIQITLLTPGQVLWGKWLTAWAAALAFLVISLPFIVWALIVGGVSFSETLVSLVMLAVELGLVAAIGVGVSAIAARPLFSIVITYMLVALLSIGTLIGFGLSMVLVQEEAEVTTANYSLPDDFDSMAEPKDEDFTCTTETYRQPVLHTERTAWLLAANPFVIVADSVPYNRVSEEDSGTAEDYRVPGVMESVSLGLRTAQAGPDFEQTCEELSGPYAQSPPPTGLMPIWPLGLALQALLAGALILIGWKRLATPAGRLPRGTRIA, from the coding sequence ATGACTGCGCAGCTCAAGGAAAATGACATTCATCCGCAGCATTCGCTGTCGTGGATCGCAGGTGTAAAAGCTGTCTTCAAGCTCGAGATGAAGCAGCGCTTGCGAGCTCGCTCCTGGTACATCGTGCTCGGTATCTGGTTTGCCCTTCTAGGGCTCATATTCGTCCTGGCGGCAGTGACTACTGCCTCGATGAACGCTGAGGGGGAGGGCGGCCCGATCCTCTTTGAACTGGTGATCGGAACCGTGCTGCTCTTCGGGCTCCTCGTGGCGCCGGGGCTTTCTGCCACAGCCATCAACGGTGACCGTGCGGCCGGAACACTCGCGATTATCCAGATCACGCTGCTGACACCCGGTCAGGTTCTGTGGGGTAAGTGGCTGACGGCTTGGGCCGCTGCCCTGGCCTTTCTCGTGATCAGCCTTCCCTTTATCGTCTGGGCGCTCATTGTCGGCGGTGTCTCTTTTTCCGAGACACTTGTGTCGTTGGTGATGCTCGCTGTCGAACTGGGCCTGGTGGCTGCCATCGGTGTCGGTGTCTCGGCAATCGCCGCTCGCCCACTGTTCTCGATCGTCATCACCTACATGCTCGTGGCCCTGCTGAGTATCGGAACGCTGATTGGCTTCGGCCTGAGTATGGTCCTGGTTCAAGAGGAGGCCGAGGTCACGACTGCAAACTATTCGCTGCCCGACGATTTTGATTCGATGGCCGAGCCGAAGGATGAAGACTTCACGTGCACCACTGAGACCTACCGACAGCCGGTCCTCCATACGGAGCGGACTGCCTGGCTATTGGCCGCGAACCCGTTTGTGATCGTGGCAGATTCTGTGCCGTACAACCGCGTTTCCGAGGAAGACTCCGGGACTGCTGAGGACTACCGGGTGCCCGGGGTCATGGAATCGGTGAGCCTCGGTTTGAGGACGGCGCAGGCAGGCCCTGATTTTGAGCAGACCTGTGAGGAGCTCTCAGGTCCTTACGCGCAGTCACCGCCACCTACTGGGCTGATGCCGATCTGGCCGCTGGGACTCGCACTTCAGGCTCTCTTGGCCGGGGCGCTGATTCTCATTGGCTGGAAGCGTTTGGCAACGCCCGCGGGTCGTCTGCCCCGGGGAACACGAATCGCTTAG
- a CDS encoding S8 family peptidase: MRATHRGAVKALALSAAVVVGSMGLSVAPAMGDNSDRADGAGDGIAQVQNIENSKTYDRYIVKFKEKAQASNAQGRANAYGKIAKEYGVKVKELRTMSDGAQVIDLSKELSSDKAKSFMKKLVSSTDVEYIEPDLLMKPTSTPNDPRYDDQWHYFGQTAGMNLPTAWDKVTGEGVNVAVIDTGITSHSDLNANVLPGYDFIADSGMARDGNGRDSNAADEGDWYASGECGGGGSGSSSWHGTHVAGTIAAVTNNSKGVAGVAYNANIVPVRVLGKCGGYLSDISEAIVWSSGGSVSGVPANPNKADVINMSLGGSGTCSATYQNAINGAVSRGTSVVVAAGNANQNASNSNPGNCDNVINVAASDRFGNRAPYSNYGADIDVTAPGGDSSNDRGVLSTINTGRTTPGAEGYAEYQGTSMATPHVAGLVALLNEADSTLTPAQVETLLKDTTRPLAGTCSGGCGAGLVDATAAVNAVAGGETPDPDPVGGNLLVNPSFESGISGWSSNRSDVISSGTSAHSGSKFGYLNGWGSSTTYQLDQAVTVPANGAAAKVDFYLAVLSNETSRYSKYDTMKVQAITSSGTKTLATYSNLDKGQGYVKRTLDLNGYAGKSVTLRFLGQEDGSQSTSFYVDDVAVAVK, encoded by the coding sequence ATGCGTGCAACACACCGCGGAGCTGTGAAGGCGCTGGCCCTCTCGGCCGCCGTCGTCGTCGGCTCAATGGGGCTGAGCGTCGCTCCAGCAATGGGCGACAACAGCGATAGAGCAGACGGCGCCGGGGACGGCATCGCCCAGGTACAGAACATCGAGAACAGCAAGACCTACGACCGTTACATCGTGAAGTTCAAGGAGAAGGCGCAGGCAAGCAACGCACAAGGACGTGCGAACGCTTACGGCAAGATCGCCAAGGAATACGGCGTCAAAGTCAAGGAACTCCGCACCATGTCCGACGGCGCCCAGGTCATCGACCTGAGCAAGGAGCTGTCATCAGATAAGGCCAAGTCCTTCATGAAGAAGCTCGTTTCCTCCACCGACGTGGAGTATATCGAGCCGGACCTTCTCATGAAGCCCACCTCCACACCCAACGACCCCCGCTACGACGATCAGTGGCACTACTTCGGTCAGACCGCAGGCATGAACCTGCCAACCGCCTGGGACAAGGTCACGGGTGAGGGCGTCAACGTAGCTGTCATCGACACCGGCATCACCAGTCACAGCGACCTCAATGCCAACGTGCTCCCGGGCTACGATTTCATTGCCGACTCGGGCATGGCGCGCGACGGCAACGGCCGCGACAGCAACGCTGCTGATGAGGGTGACTGGTACGCATCCGGTGAATGTGGCGGCGGCGGCTCGGGTAGTTCCTCCTGGCACGGCACGCACGTAGCAGGCACCATTGCGGCCGTTACCAACAACAGCAAGGGTGTTGCGGGCGTTGCCTATAACGCCAACATTGTTCCCGTGCGGGTTCTTGGCAAGTGCGGTGGCTATCTGTCCGACATCTCCGAGGCCATCGTCTGGTCCTCCGGCGGATCAGTGAGCGGCGTTCCAGCTAACCCCAACAAAGCCGATGTCATCAACATGAGCCTTGGTGGAAGCGGCACCTGCAGCGCCACCTACCAGAACGCCATCAACGGAGCCGTTTCGCGCGGAACATCAGTCGTCGTGGCCGCCGGTAACGCTAACCAGAACGCATCCAACTCAAACCCGGGCAACTGCGACAACGTGATCAACGTGGCCGCGAGTGACCGTTTCGGCAACCGCGCCCCGTACTCCAACTATGGAGCCGACATTGACGTGACCGCCCCGGGTGGAGATTCCTCCAACGACCGCGGCGTCCTTTCCACCATCAACACCGGCCGCACCACCCCCGGAGCCGAGGGCTACGCGGAGTACCAGGGCACGTCCATGGCCACCCCGCATGTTGCAGGTCTTGTTGCACTGCTCAATGAAGCCGACAGCACGCTGACACCAGCCCAGGTGGAAACTCTCCTGAAGGACACCACTCGCCCTCTCGCAGGCACCTGCTCCGGCGGTTGTGGAGCGGGCCTTGTTGACGCCACGGCTGCTGTGAATGCCGTGGCCGGCGGCGAAACGCCGGATCCGGATCCCGTTGGCGGCAACCTGCTGGTCAACCCGAGTTTCGAATCGGGTATCTCCGGGTGGAGCTCCAACCGGTCTGATGTCATCAGCAGCGGGACCTCCGCACACTCAGGGTCAAAGTTCGGTTACCTGAATGGCTGGGGATCAAGCACCACCTACCAGTTGGATCAGGCTGTAACGGTACCGGCTAACGGTGCTGCGGCGAAGGTGGACTTCTACCTGGCAGTGCTCTCCAATGAAACAAGTCGCTACAGCAAGTACGACACGATGAAGGTTCAGGCCATCACTTCTTCGGGAACGAAGACTCTAGCCACATATTCCAACCTCGACAAGGGCCAGGGTTACGTCAAGCGCACCCTTGACCTGAATGGGTACGCCGGCAAGAGCGTGACTCTGCGCTTCCTCGGTCAGGAAGACGGATCACAGTCAACGTCGTTCTACGTGGACGATGTGGCAGTAGCAGTCAAGTAA
- a CDS encoding flippase-like domain-containing protein, translated as MSAVENGQGASPFRAASDFADEEKGDRLRRPSDLIQLLLSAAGVLLTLGLELYLPRTVNGLDDDLRQLLDVSGPLLSLPLNALGSIAVLIPLITLVELLIRRALHHVGAGILAAAAGVVVSFGVRLLLEQTAPDRLLNALTVVAPAGQNSPILSHSVAFVALLTALGPRRNLSTLNVAWVALLLSLGFSVFGNRLALGAALLTFFVGRLVGLTVRMLRGFKDHRGAGLVQAMRAAGLAPSRIHRVPLGMDAGQPYAWQSPRSYGLRLYRVEETNGRRLDLAVLDEDSRIRGSFVELWRAVRIREAMRRQARISLRQTAEKDALILTMAAATGARVPQLITIADVGLSSVLLATESTPTMYALGQRDDDTVTDAQLDDIWHQLHKLHAGNVAHRSLSRETVCFDDDGNVWLRGLQEGEVAASPLAKQLDLAQLLTALATVVGSQRAVESGVRCIGRRTVIRALPVLQPLVIPGSTRRILRRDTTILPELRAAITALVPEAQTEPEQVSRFSTRKIVAIAAGALAAYLLAIQVADINFADLLETANPWWAVVALALSLTTYLGTAMSLHGVAPVKLRYWRSVLVQIGASFTALITPAGVGAPALNARYLQQAGVRTPIAVTSMGLLQISMLAVMGLVVLALAVASGFSAGATGTDTFELVPVPVAIAVVLGLLALATTSLLIPSVRKFTQRQWSALVTGTLPRMLDVLTQPRRLVLTLGGIVLSNAAYVLTFAACLAAFGASIDAIHLVIVYLIGNLLGSIVPTPGGLGAVESSLVLGLTATGVDAAVALSAVLLFRLISFWLRVPFGWTAIRFLTKRGHL; from the coding sequence GTGAGTGCAGTGGAGAACGGACAGGGAGCCTCTCCGTTTCGCGCGGCCAGCGACTTTGCTGATGAGGAAAAAGGCGACCGATTGCGCCGCCCATCGGACCTCATCCAGCTACTGCTCTCAGCTGCTGGAGTCCTCCTCACACTCGGTCTTGAGCTGTATCTGCCCCGGACAGTTAATGGGCTCGACGACGATCTTCGCCAACTACTAGACGTCTCCGGGCCACTGCTGAGCCTCCCGCTTAACGCCCTTGGCTCCATCGCCGTGCTGATTCCGCTCATCACGCTCGTGGAACTGCTGATCCGCCGAGCACTTCACCACGTCGGAGCCGGCATTCTAGCCGCGGCAGCCGGCGTCGTCGTCAGTTTTGGTGTGCGACTGCTCCTGGAGCAGACCGCACCGGACAGGCTACTCAACGCACTGACCGTCGTTGCACCAGCCGGTCAGAATTCACCCATCCTCTCCCACTCCGTAGCCTTCGTGGCGCTGCTGACCGCGCTCGGGCCACGCCGCAACCTCAGCACCCTCAACGTGGCGTGGGTTGCGCTGCTGCTCTCACTGGGATTCAGCGTCTTCGGCAACAGGCTGGCGTTGGGCGCCGCACTTCTCACGTTCTTCGTGGGTAGGCTCGTGGGCCTCACCGTCCGAATGCTTCGAGGGTTCAAGGATCACCGGGGAGCCGGGCTAGTCCAGGCGATGCGCGCCGCAGGCCTCGCGCCGTCACGAATCCACAGAGTTCCTCTCGGGATGGACGCCGGGCAGCCCTACGCCTGGCAATCGCCGCGCAGCTACGGTTTGCGGCTCTACCGAGTAGAAGAAACCAACGGACGTCGTCTCGACCTGGCCGTACTCGATGAGGACAGCAGGATTCGCGGATCGTTCGTGGAACTCTGGAGAGCCGTCAGAATCCGAGAAGCGATGCGACGTCAGGCCCGCATCTCCCTGCGCCAGACTGCCGAGAAAGACGCGCTCATCCTCACCATGGCGGCGGCGACTGGCGCCAGAGTGCCACAACTGATCACCATCGCCGACGTCGGCCTCTCCTCTGTTCTTCTGGCCACCGAATCCACGCCCACCATGTATGCGCTGGGGCAGCGCGACGACGACACAGTCACCGACGCCCAATTGGACGACATCTGGCACCAACTGCATAAGCTCCACGCCGGCAATGTTGCTCACCGGTCCCTGAGCCGAGAGACTGTCTGCTTTGACGACGACGGCAACGTCTGGCTCCGAGGACTGCAAGAAGGGGAAGTCGCAGCCTCCCCGCTGGCCAAACAGCTGGACCTGGCCCAATTGCTGACGGCGCTCGCAACAGTTGTTGGATCTCAGCGAGCGGTCGAGTCCGGGGTGCGCTGCATAGGCAGGCGGACAGTGATCAGAGCGCTACCCGTGCTCCAACCACTGGTCATCCCCGGATCCACTCGGCGCATCCTGCGCCGCGACACCACCATCCTGCCCGAACTGCGCGCTGCCATCACAGCATTAGTCCCGGAAGCCCAGACAGAGCCCGAGCAGGTCAGCAGGTTCAGCACCCGCAAAATTGTCGCCATCGCAGCTGGTGCGCTCGCCGCCTACCTACTCGCCATCCAGGTAGCCGACATCAACTTCGCGGATCTGCTGGAAACCGCAAACCCCTGGTGGGCTGTGGTCGCGCTGGCGCTTTCACTGACGACTTATCTAGGGACAGCAATGTCCCTTCACGGAGTCGCACCGGTAAAACTGCGTTATTGGCGCAGCGTTCTTGTCCAGATCGGTGCCTCATTCACGGCGCTCATCACCCCCGCCGGAGTGGGCGCACCTGCGCTCAACGCCCGATACCTGCAACAGGCCGGTGTGCGCACACCCATAGCCGTGACCAGCATGGGACTGCTCCAGATCTCGATGCTCGCCGTTATGGGACTCGTCGTCCTCGCCCTTGCCGTCGCCAGCGGATTTTCCGCAGGAGCAACCGGCACCGACACGTTCGAACTGGTCCCGGTGCCCGTGGCAATCGCCGTCGTGCTTGGCCTTCTGGCGCTCGCCACCACCTCGCTGCTGATCCCGTCAGTCAGAAAGTTCACGCAACGGCAGTGGAGCGCCCTTGTTACCGGCACTCTGCCGCGCATGCTGGACGTGCTGACCCAGCCTCGCCGGCTTGTGCTGACACTGGGCGGAATCGTCCTGTCGAACGCCGCATACGTCCTCACTTTTGCAGCGTGTCTGGCCGCGTTCGGCGCCTCCATCGACGCCATCCATCTGGTGATCGTTTACCTGATCGGCAACTTGCTCGGCTCCATCGTGCCGACGCCGGGAGGGCTGGGTGCGGTTGAGTCCTCCCTGGTGCTCGGATTGACAGCCACAGGGGTGGATGCCGCGGTGGCCCTGTCTGCCGTTCTGCTATTCCGGCTCATCAGTTTTTGGTTGAGAGTTCCGTTCGGGTGGACCGCCATCCGGTTCCTGACCAAACGGGGCCACCTCTAG
- a CDS encoding pyridoxine/pyridoxamine 5'-phosphate oxidase — MTVSAIHLLRGLPVFPVDMPHFSPEAAPSTPAELFLQWLQQAIDDGVRAPHAVNVATVDSDGCPDARVVILKDITEDYWAFASSSNSPKGKQLELTPSAALTFFWPEAGRQIRIRGKVLPGSAEENQSDFNRRHPDARALVTAGNQSSVVGSLAEVHEAVARVEAPDSDPSWTVYNVAAHSVEFWQADHQRLHTRVRYVRQAEGWTRELLWP; from the coding sequence ATGACTGTCTCTGCGATCCATCTGCTCAGAGGACTACCTGTCTTCCCCGTCGACATGCCCCACTTCAGCCCGGAAGCTGCACCGTCAACTCCTGCCGAACTCTTTCTCCAGTGGCTCCAACAGGCCATTGACGACGGCGTCAGGGCACCGCACGCGGTCAACGTCGCCACAGTGGACTCGGACGGTTGTCCGGATGCCAGGGTGGTCATCCTCAAGGACATCACTGAGGACTACTGGGCCTTCGCGTCCAGCAGTAACAGCCCCAAAGGAAAGCAGCTGGAGCTAACGCCGTCGGCCGCCCTGACGTTCTTCTGGCCCGAAGCCGGCCGCCAGATCCGCATCCGTGGAAAAGTGCTGCCCGGCAGCGCCGAAGAGAACCAATCAGATTTCAATCGCCGGCATCCTGATGCCAGAGCACTGGTGACGGCAGGTAATCAGAGCAGCGTCGTTGGAAGCCTGGCGGAGGTCCATGAAGCGGTTGCTCGGGTCGAGGCCCCGGACAGCGATCCCTCGTGGACCGTTTACAACGTGGCCGCACACAGCGTGGAATTCTGGCAGGCCGACCATCAGCGCCTGCACACGCGCGTCCGCTACGTCCGTCAGGCCGAGGGGTGGACCCGCGAACTTCTCTGGCCTTAG
- a CDS encoding ABC transporter ATP-binding protein produces the protein MIETYGGIVARGVRRSFGSVEAVRNIDFEAPAGEVTALIGPNGSGKTTLLLMLASLLAPDAGTVHISGVDPQEDVTAVRRLIGWMPDTLGVWESLTATEVLTTMGTLYGLDRTASHARAVLLLETVKLSDLADQPARVLSRGQQQRLSLARALIHDPQVLLLDEPASGLDPGSRVELRRLLRTLAGQGKAVVVSSHVLAELDEIADRAVFVSRGESVKTQTLNEAGAQARRYTIRAEPLEPLAAALERRGVAFKVSGDIRRAEYEVLLGSTTEAAALLRTLVMDDVVVTAFAAAGGALEETYMSLEADQL, from the coding sequence ATGATAGAGACGTATGGGGGAATAGTCGCTCGCGGCGTCAGGCGAAGTTTCGGGTCCGTTGAGGCCGTGCGCAACATCGACTTTGAGGCACCGGCAGGTGAGGTCACCGCGCTGATCGGACCAAACGGTTCCGGCAAGACAACGCTGTTGCTGATGCTGGCATCGCTGCTGGCCCCGGACGCCGGGACCGTGCATATCAGTGGCGTTGATCCACAAGAAGACGTGACGGCGGTACGACGTTTGATTGGTTGGATGCCGGATACCCTGGGCGTCTGGGAGTCACTGACCGCTACTGAAGTCCTGACGACCATGGGCACGCTCTACGGCTTGGACCGAACGGCCAGCCACGCCCGCGCTGTCCTGCTACTGGAAACTGTAAAGCTCAGCGATCTCGCCGATCAGCCTGCCCGGGTGTTGTCCCGCGGCCAGCAGCAACGGCTTAGTCTGGCCCGAGCCCTCATCCACGATCCGCAGGTGCTGTTGTTGGATGAGCCCGCTTCCGGTCTGGACCCGGGCTCACGGGTGGAATTGCGCAGATTACTGCGGACACTGGCGGGGCAGGGCAAAGCGGTAGTCGTCTCCAGCCACGTGTTGGCAGAGCTCGATGAAATCGCGGATCGCGCGGTGTTTGTCAGTCGTGGCGAATCTGTGAAGACCCAGACCCTCAATGAGGCGGGCGCGCAGGCTCGCCGCTACACGATTCGGGCCGAGCCATTGGAGCCGCTAGCAGCTGCCCTGGAACGTCGCGGCGTGGCATTCAAAGTCAGTGGCGACATTCGCCGTGCGGAGTATGAGGTTCTGCTTGGCAGTACTACCGAAGCGGCAGCGCTGTTGCGCACGCTGGTTATGGACGACGTCGTGGTCACCGCATTCGCCGCAGCCGGGGGCGCCCTGGAGGAGACATACATGAGCCTGGAGGCCGATCAGCTATGA